TATAAATTTCTAGAACAGGCCAAAGTAACGTGGTGGAAATCAGAACAGTGGCTGCCTGAGGTTGGAAGGTATTGACTaggaaggggcatgagggaactttctgagatgatggaaatattctgccTCGTTAGGGACCTGGATTACACAAGTGGAAGCATTTGGCAAAACTCATGAAACCTACACTTAAGATCTGcacatttcactgtatgtaaattatatatcaattaaaaaacagTTTATTGCCGTCTGGGAAGATTGGAAATAGCATTACAAATCAGAAGTGATTTCTTCCTTTGGcttgtttcttcttcctgattcttGGCttcaaaggttttttgttttaaagtgcaTTAGCCTGCTTGTCAGGGCACTCTCTGCCGCAGCCAGCTGACCGTGGCCCCCAACCTGCTCTCCCTTTATTCTCCGTGCTCGGAATGCCCACATCCTGTTGTGCCCTTACGCTTACCAGCTCCATCCTGGGTTCTCCAGCCGATGAGACCCTTAAAGGGGCTGGACCTTTTTAGGCTTAATATTTCAAGACACAATTTGACAAGATGGGCAGGAGTAGGGGCCATGTGGTGTCACGGAGATGGTGGGGCCTTTGGAATTGGCtccacctgggtttgaatccagaggTAATCCGTGTGGCCTTGAACCCGTatacctgagcctcagttttcttctgtgtaaactggggataatagCACCCACCTTGTAGTAGTGAGACACCTGTGCTTGGCACTCAGGGGAGCCAGGAAGCCTGGCAGCTGGGGTCCTGGCTGCCTCTGCTGTGGCTTCTGCACAGCGGGTGCTGCTTCCAGGCTCTCCCCTGGTGCAGGCCGCCTGCTGGGGCTCTGGGCGCACCGTCTCCCCTCGCGTGTCCGGTGCTGTCATCTTACGTCTTGTTGAGAGCTGAATTAGGAAGCTCAGCTAAAGGACACTGACCTCGTACTATTCTTATTATGTTTTAAGGGTATCAGCATGGAAGGCGTGAGTGAAAATAAAATGGTGCCCTCTGATTTTAGCACAGGACCTCTTGAAAAAGCTGCCAAACCTTTGCCATTTAAGGATCCCAACTTTGTGGTAAGCATCTAAggtgttttagaaataaaaaaccgAACAACTATACCTCGGCCCCTGATCTCGCTGGGCCTGCAGCCCAGGCAGCACTGGTGCCCCGTCTCCATCAGCCCAAGTCACCACCTCCTCCACCATGGGCTGTTGTAGGAGGGGTAGGGGCAGGAGAAGAAGGCCCTTCCTGTTGACCTCCCAGTGTGCCAATTCCCAAGGATTTTGGTGTCCTTTGTGGAATTCATTAAAGGATACCATTTTGAGAGTGGGTCACTTCCACGATGATTGCTCACCTTCCGATTTAGATGAGGCTTGAAATAATTAACTAAAAGAGGAGTGCTTGAGGGGTAGGATAAATTACATGATTCAGATTATACcattgaagtttatttttcattaattagcTTTGAAAATACAGCATTAACAGTGCCTGTAACAGATTTTTGTattccttccattttattttgtcatcgtcataagacaaaaaagaaaaaaaaatttccagaaggcTTGCTGTGCCATGATTGAGGCTTCCTTGGGTTTTCCTGGAGCACCACTAATTTACAAGGTGGAGACTGGCCCTCAGAAAGGAGTTTGGAGATGTGGTCATGAGTTTAAATCTAACTTtgtagtaaatttattttaaagtagtgAGAAATTCATGAGTGAATTCCATAAAGTTAGACCCAATAAAGGATGTGATATTCTATGtgcatataaaaaaaataataaccttttGTTTCTACTCCATTACCAACTAACTCATATGTTTTGACAATCCAAAAGCCGTGTTTTTTTATAAGTAAGATTAAAGTGTATGgtgtaatactttttaaaaaagccttagGGTACACTGACTGCTGATTGAATGAGGGGTTTATTACAGTTATGAATATGCATAAATGTCAGATACTGAAATGATCATCTCCActgatttctgtttcttctaaTCCATGCTTTCTCCTCGAGCACTCTGGCCATGGTGGCGCAGCGGCTGGCAAGAAGAATAGAACCTGGAAGAACCTGAAACAGATTCTGGCTTCTGAAAGGGCATTGCCATGGCAACTGAACGATCCTAACTGTGAGCTGTCTAGAACCTCTGATGTGTTTATAATGTCAGACTAGGAACTTTCTTATAACAAACCCACATTATTGTTTTTGCATTCATGTAGAAACAATTTTTAGCTTGGGAATTTTACAGTGGCATCCATATAGGGAGATTATGTGTCTATTTCCTCATAGCTGTATTCTGTGTTGAATCTGTGTTTGCGTGGTCATGGATGTGTGGTTTTTAGTGTCACTGTTAACATTTCAGTCTGCAGCAGTAGTATGCTCCAGTATTTCCAAATCTGTGTTATATGTTCTGCTCAACTTCCATGGAAAGTACAGGTTCGAAGTTCCTTCCATCTCTTGCCCCACTGCACGTCTTTCATGGGGGTGACTCAGACGGGTGACAAGCGAACTAGTCAGTTGCCTGGGTGTGGACATTCCGGTGTCCGGATGCTCAGATCCAGTTAGTGGGTTGTTTGGCATCTCATCACATCAGTCCATGTAACCAGAGACAGTGAAAGTAGCTTGTGGGCAGATGAGCTTTCCGGTGGTTCTGCTGGAGTGGAGGGTCCCTGGGGACAGGGCAGAGCTGGATCTGGAGCCTGCACTTGGTCTATGACATCCTGCATTATTTCCCCAGAGAATTCTCTGGGTACTGAATCACAAAGTAAAAAGTTCAGGAATATTATCAAGCagtattttagggaaaaaaataaaaaagggaaaggatCTGAATGTTTTAAAGCCAGTttagttactttctttttttttttccccagacttcAGTATTGATGCTCCTCCATCCTTTAAACCAGCTAAGAAGTATTCTGATGTTTCAGGTCTTCTTGTGAGTATGATTACATCTCTATGTCTTACAACATTGAACTGAAAAGGAGATTTCACGGTACTGTCTATTTAGAAAGTGTTGGATATTGACACTGGTCCTGCCAGAGCCCGTGTACTCTGAACAGGTAATGGGTTTGTGCGGAAGCATTCACTCAGTTATTTAAGAGCAGCTGCAAGCTGGGGCATCCATGTGGGCAGCCTGGAGCGAGGGTTGCTCCCGAAAGCAGGAGACCTGAGTGTTAGTTTCCCTTCCTCTGCTTGGTAACTATATGAGAGAACATGAAAGAAACaacaatttctcttttttattgctgaagtttaaaaaaaattcctgcaaTTTAGAGAtgattgtattgggttggccaaaaagtttgtttgggtttttccgtaagatcttATGGACAAACCTGAacaaattttttggccaacccaatactttaaaaaaaaaaaatttaaacttctttAAAGAGGCACTATGGTAAAGATagtggttttcaaatttatttttaagcatcAGAATCCCTTTTCCAAATGAAATCTTTTACAGAATCCCCTGGAGCCCACCTGCCCACTGTGACCCCGTGTGGATCTGGTCCTCTGcccttccccccactccccaccccagggacCCCTATGGTGCTTCTAGggaacacagtttgaaaaccagcAGTGCAGTTGGACAAGTGGGACTTGGGTAAGTCCCTGAACCTCAGCGACCCCAGAGAACCTCGTTTCCTTGTTTGCAGAATGTGGATGAAGTGTGGAACTTTCCGCTTGCCTTCTTCatcctttttcattattattaaatttggAAGATGGGCTTCTTCTCATAACTGTAGAAATAATGAGACACCTCACTTTTTGAAGCTCATATACATCATTTAAATGCTTTACCTTTTCATGAAGATGTGTAACTCCAACTTCTGTAACACACTAAATTAATGATATACATTTTAATTGGGAaagattttttattatatttttgaaaataatgttaGTTTTCCTCTCTGAGTTAGTCATATGTTTTAGCTTTTCCTCCAGAGAGCACACACTCTTCAGAGTACTACAGACTTGTTAACATAGACCTTAAATATAATGATCCTAAAAAATAGGGAGAGTAGAAGCACTCTAaagtgacgtgtgtgtgtgtgtgtgtgtgtgtgtgcgcgtgtgtgtgtgttgtgtgttggCTTCttctttttgtgtccattcatgggcatgtatcttttttgaaaGGTCCCCTGAGGGGACTTCCACTTGAGAAAAATATTGTCGTCTTATGCTATCTCTTGTCTACTGCCTGAAAATAGTTGCCTCATATATTTGACCCATTTTAATAGTTGTTTATGGAAGGAGGGCTCATCTGGCACAAGTTATTCTGTTATGGCCCAAAGTGGAAATTTCTCCCTGTACCATTTTGTATCATTTTGTGCTGAGCTTGTAGCAGCCGTGGTTTATGGCCAGACTTGGAGGGTGGCCCCTTAGAATGGAGCTTTATCCTCACCACTATCAGGCAGCTCATCTGCTAGTGGAGTGGTTTTCACACATTAGGAGGCATGAAAATCATTTTGAGAAGCATTGTTCCAGGCCCCTTTATGCCATTGGCGAAGGACTTGTCATGTTATACGTAACTAACCTCTTGCCCCACTATATGTAAGAATTAAGACATTCTGAATAAACAAAGAACTCTACCAAATCATTGAAAGACAATCCCATAGAAGAGTCAGCTAAAAGAATATGAATAGACAATTACAAGGAGGAAATACAGATGACCAATGAGCAGATGTTCAATCTCAATGATAATTAGGAAAAAGACTCATcaggtaggaaagaaatgaagacatttgGTTACATACCTTGTCACCAACATAGAGAAATGGACATCCTCCTACATGGCTGTCTTGAGGTGGGAGTCACATTGGTACACATTCTCGGGAAAACGATTGGCACTACCTATCGAGACAAAAAGGTAGAGGCTTACGACCTAGCAATTTGCCTTCCAGCCAGCTCCCTAGAGAAACATTGTGTACAAGGAGCTTCATGCAGAAATGCTTATGAGAAAATGTGTtagcaaaatattggaaacaacatAAAGTTCAACCAGTGGGCTAGGGCTGGGGAGTTCATACTATTCTGTGAGCTTGATGTATAGGTAACAACATGGGTAAACTTCCAAGATGTGGTGCAAAGCAGGATAAGTAGCATGGTACCACTTCAGTAAAACTCaatacacagtcacaaaaaaaTACTGGGCACTTCTCtggcgtgtttgtgtgtgtgagggtatatatataaacaaggtCTGGAAGAGTGCCCGCCTAGCAGCACTTTCCTCAGGGGAAGACAAAGGACTTCTGGATGGTAGATGGTAGTAAAAGGAGACTTTAGTCTTATttgcaatgttttcttttttttaggagGAGAATATGTTCACCTGTTACTTGTATAAATTAAACTTacgtaattaaaaaataaagccggGCTCATGTTTACACTGACCCATCTGTTCCAGCCAGTGGCCATTTCCCCTGTGCTGGGGCCTGGCCGGAAGGGAAGCAGGGTCACACCTGTGTTCAGCCCTTGTTACAAGGCTGTGGAAAGTACTGCGGCTCTGGGTGAGATGGGGGAGCAGTATATACTGCCTGTCCCCCTGTAACAAGGGAGGCATTAAAGCCGTTTGCTGCCTGCCCTCTGGGCAGGGGGCCTTTGCTTCATTCAGGCTGGAGGGACggagcccagaggagggcagACCGCAGGAGTCCAGTTCTTTACTTGTTCATCTCTGAGGTGTCACCCAGCCTCCTTCCCTCTGTTCAGAATACTAGGTCAGGTCTGGTCCGTGCGAGTCTTTGTTTGACCTCTTTGTTGGTGCAACAGTTCTCTGTATTCCGCATTATTTGTTCAGCAGCCTTCTTGGCAGTGAGGCCTGAACTTGGGCGGGCCGGCTCGACACAGTTTGGTGGTGGGAGTGAGGCAGCCACAGAGATGGAACCAGGCCAGGGCTGGTTCATCCATGGAGGCCAGATGATCAAAGGCAGACGCACATGCCTGCACCCCTGCTCGGAACTGCAGGGCAGCTCCCCTGCCAGTTAGTACATCTAACTGCCTCATGGCCGGGAGCCCTCAGAAGGGACCTGCTGCTGTTTTTCTAGTTAAGCCTTACTTTATATGAGTGGCATGAAAGGAAATGTGGTACAGAAAGGCAATATCTAGATTAAGCCAAAGGAtcaaagttttgttttatatagAGCTTTAATTAATTTTAGCTTTTTAGGAATAATCTCATTTTCCTGACACACAGACCTCAAATACCTTAGGGAGATCCCCAGTGATGGAACTGAAGACTTTTTAGAGCATGAGAAACCCATGACTAAGTTCCCTTCAGCTTGTTGCTTCTTCACgaagcctccctccctccgtaGATCACGGCGCGTCTGGGTCCATGCAGAGACGACCAGCACTGGCGCAGACAATCCACTCCTGAGTAATTGGCTGTTATCTGTCTAGACATTAATGgcatcttttataattttttaaaggagctCCAAATGACTCACCCtcatgttttctgtttcaaaATCTGTAGGAGGCATGTGCCTCCTACATAgtaagtgaatattttctcctctcTGCACATGGGGAGAACAGACCAAAAGAGAATTTTGATATATCAGTGGGAAACAAGTTCTCTTTTCTGTGACTCTTCCCAtcgttcatttgtttgttcattcactcatccctCATTCATGGTAGCTGAGGTCCACTGTGAGCTCTGCATCGCACTAGGAGACAGTACAGCCAGGATCCAGTGATAAGCAAGCCACAGGGTTCTTGCCTCGTGCAGGGTCATGAAGTCTAGGTCACAGCCTAGACTTCAGGCAAAGAGTCACACAGATAATAAACGTAAGAGCAACAGAGGTAAGCACTCCACCGGCGATAGGGGTGCTGAGGTGAACGTGAGGATAGGGTCCTGACTGCTTGTGGGGGCAGATAAAGCTTCCGCGATGATGCGACTTTGGGGGCTGAGTCCTGAGGGATGAGCAGGTGGTTACTGGGCAAGGAAAGGGCAAATGAGCAGGACGGGAGGGGGGCGCTTAGAGCTGGGGTGGTTGGAACCGGACGGTGGGGACCCGTGGCTGAGGCAGGGGCTCGGGAGGAGGGGCCCAGGCAGGGTCTGAGGAGCTGTGCTGCGGACTGGGGCCATTGAGAGGTTTCATGAGGAAAGGCACGATCGGAGCTGCAGGTTGTAAAGATGCCCCTGGCTGCAGGTGTCGGATGGCAGCCCTTTCCAGTGGAGGAGGGTGGGTGGCCAGTCCGGCACTACAGGGTAGCCCAGGGAGCCATGGAAGTGACCTGGGGGCGGTGagggggagcaggagaggagtgcACTGGGAGTAGGTGGCATGGGGACGGGGTGCCCCCCCCCACCTTGGGTGACAGATCCGGAGCATTTGTTTGAAGCAGCtggagtctgaaggcagggatcAGGGAGGGATGATCAGCACAAATCCAGTTTGGACCTGTTGCTGGTAGCCCTGAGGCACCAACCAGAAGAGTCCCGGTGTCTGATGTGGTTATTCACCCTTCCTCCTGGCCATACCCTGAAGCCTTTCTCAAGTCTGGGAAGATTAATGTGTCTTTGCCAAAGTGAGCGATTTAGCATTCTTGGTGACAGAGTCAGACATGATGAAgacatttttcactttcagtaaaacagaaaaataattttcatcttgatcttACATCTCAACTCCGACAACAACTTTCTGcccttctctgtgcctgtttctcaCCCAGGCCAGCTACACTGACCCCCAGAGCAAGCTGCGCTTCAGCACCATCGAAGAGTTTTCCTACATTCGGCGGCTGCCGTCCGACGTGGTCACGGGCTACCTGGCCCTGAGGAAGGCCACGAGCATCGTTCCCTGAGCCCGGAGAGACGGAGCATGAAGTGGAAAACTGTTTCAAAGGCAGACTTTGGACTCAACGTTTTGTTTTATGGAAACGAACTCATTCTGTCAATCTGGAAATGTCAGTGTTGGGCCTTGGAAAGAATGTTTGGCTTTAATTTaaggaggtttttttgttttccctccaAGTGTGATATTTCCTGTTGAATTAAATTATACTTCAGTTGTTGCCCCAAGTAAAGTTGTTtgacaagaaaatataaaattgtgcttttaatttaacCCAAGTAAGTCCTCGAACTTTTGCTTCAAAGCTATGGACTCTTATAACATGTTTAAAGACTCGACAGTCCGGACAATGAGGCTGAATTATTCCTGATCCTGGGGACTCCGTCTCTGAGCATGCTCAAATTTGTCGCTGATCAGAATGCTTGGAAGAGGTCCAGAATTGGGGCTGGAGAAGCGAGAACTGAGGAACTCACCCTGTCAAACGAGGTCAGTCCTCATTCTGGGCCTTGGCCTCTGAATcagcctctcttcccttcccGGCCTCCAGAACCGAGAGAGATACGTCTGTTAGTTAAGCCACTGAGTGGTCTGTGGCATTTagagcagcctgagctgactaaaaCAGCAGCCCCAGCCCCTTTCTGGAGGTGTGGGGTATGACCATTGTCACCCCTTCCAAGCAGGATGTCTGTCCTGGTACAGGATGCTGCCTGCTCCAGAACAGGGCCTGCTTCCCATCCTCCGAGAAGAGGAAGCGCTCCTGGGCCAGGAGAAGGAGACGTGCTCCAAGCTTCTCTGAGCCCCATTCCCACAGGTCTCTGGGGGGCGACAGTGGAACCAGACCCTGGGGCTTCTGGGCCAGAGCTGCCTGTGCTTTGGGTGGGTTAGGCCCCCAGGTGCCTTTGCTCTCTGAGGGAAAGCCCCTCCTGCACCCCTCTGGGcatagagaaaggaaaaacaaagccgAGAGCCAGCTGGGGGCCAGCCTGCTGGGCAGGTGGCAGCTGCCGGGAACCTGGCTTTTCCTTTCCTCCGGGTGGGCGCAGCAGCCCCTGTGTCATTCAGCCCCTTCCCAGTAGCTGGTGGGGAGAGTGGGAAGGGTGCGGTGtggcttctccctcccccacGGAAAGGGACTGAGGTGATGGCCAGGAGCGCGAGGACCTTCTCTAAGCCTGTGAGCACTGAAGCCCTGGAGCCTGCGGCGCGGGGTCCTCAAGCCTCAGTGCTAACAGAACCACCCGAGGCCCCGCTGTAACACAGACAGGGGCCCATCCCCCAAGGGTCTGATCCAGAGAtcgggggtggggcctgagaatttgcatttctaacaaatgatTCTGATATTGCTGGCCCCAGGAACCGTACTTTGAAACCCACTGCTGACACGGAAGTTCTCTGCAAGACCAGAGGTTTCTTCCTGGGTTCCCACTTCGCTCCTGCGTCCCCTGCCTGCACTCAGCCTAGGAAACCCCCATGGAGCGAGTGAGTCGAGGGCCCTTCTTGCCTTGCTTCCACCGTCTATGACACAAAGAACACTTGGGGCAGGTGCACTTCTCTTCCGTGAAGACCCCCCGTTTGGACCATGCCCCACGATCCTAACCATTTCTAGAAATGGAAATTCTAATCATTTCTAACACTGCTTGCTGGCCGCTACCTCAGTCCTGATTTCAGACTCCCCTGGGCCAGGTCCAGGAGGAAAAAAGATCTCTGCCTGGCACACGGCCACCGGGGGGTCCCATAGACCCCTGCAGGCCTCTCAGCGTTTGAGGGGGGTGGGTGTGCACCAGAGCCCCCCGTCAGAGTCACCTGGgacctgttaaaatgcagattcctgggccacaCACTACACCTTCTAATCAATGCAGGG
This genomic stretch from Eubalaena glacialis isolate mEubGla1 chromosome 15, mEubGla1.1.hap2.+ XY, whole genome shotgun sequence harbors:
- the INO80C gene encoding INO80 complex subunit C, encoding MAAQIPIVATTSTPGIARNSKKRPASPFHNGSSAGGYTASKKKKVSASGFAQGISMEGVSENKMVPSDFSTGPLEKAAKPLPFKDPNFVHSGHGGAAAGKKNRTWKNLKQILASERALPWQLNDPNYFSIDAPPSFKPAKKYSDVSGLLASYTDPQSKLRFSTIEEFSYIRRLPSDVVTGYLALRKATSIVP